The following proteins come from a genomic window of Desmospora profundinema:
- a CDS encoding NAD(P)/FAD-dependent oxidoreductase: MTERQTDVLIIGAGPAGVGLGALFCQAGFDRFLLLERDEVGASFFSWPQEMRLITPSFHGHAFGHLDLNAVMPGTSPAFSLKKEHLSGEEYGSYLQAVADHFELPIHTGVDVTRVEKDGDVFRIHTQEGVYTSRFVVWAAGEFSYPHREPFPGAESCIHSSEVESWASLPGTEQVVVGGYESGMDAAIHLVKAGKMVIVLSRESNWLSEEPDPSISLSPYTRERLQDVLETGRLRLWGDAEVVRVQRDQAGWRLFLQDGDTVTVDHPPILATGFRGSVERVKEHFEREEDGNVLLTERDESTRTSGLFLCGPRVKHGNVIFCFIYKFRQRFAVVAEEILRRLEAPYDPDIFQYYRDNQMFLDDLSCCDDECVC, from the coding sequence ATGACAGAACGACAAACCGATGTGCTCATCATTGGAGCAGGTCCGGCCGGAGTGGGGTTGGGGGCGTTATTTTGTCAGGCCGGATTTGACCGCTTTCTTCTGTTGGAACGGGATGAGGTGGGGGCCAGCTTCTTTTCCTGGCCGCAGGAAATGCGGTTGATTACGCCTTCCTTCCACGGGCATGCGTTTGGCCATCTCGATTTAAACGCGGTGATGCCGGGGACTTCTCCGGCATTTTCATTAAAAAAAGAGCACCTCTCCGGAGAGGAATATGGAAGTTATTTGCAAGCAGTGGCCGATCATTTCGAGTTGCCGATCCATACGGGTGTGGATGTCACCCGCGTGGAAAAGGATGGGGATGTCTTCCGCATCCACACACAGGAGGGGGTGTATACCAGCCGTTTCGTGGTATGGGCGGCGGGTGAGTTTTCGTATCCGCATCGGGAACCGTTTCCGGGAGCGGAAAGCTGCATCCACAGCAGCGAGGTGGAATCATGGGCGTCGCTGCCTGGGACGGAGCAGGTGGTGGTCGGCGGCTATGAGAGCGGAATGGATGCAGCGATCCACCTGGTCAAGGCAGGAAAAATGGTGATCGTACTCTCCCGTGAATCCAACTGGCTCAGTGAAGAGCCGGATCCCAGCATCTCCTTGTCCCCGTATACCCGTGAACGGCTGCAGGATGTGCTGGAAACAGGCCGGCTGCGCTTATGGGGAGATGCCGAGGTGGTTCGTGTCCAACGGGATCAGGCGGGCTGGCGCCTATTCCTTCAGGATGGCGACACGGTGACCGTTGACCATCCCCCGATTCTTGCCACCGGTTTCCGCGGAAGCGTGGAGCGGGTGAAGGAACATTTTGAACGGGAAGAAGACGGGAACGTACTCCTGACGGAACGGGACGAGTCCACCCGAACATCCGGATTGTTTTTGTGTGGTCCCCGTGTCAAACACGGAAACGTGATTTTCTGTTTCATTTATAAGTTCCGTCAGCGTTTTGCCGTGGTGGCTGAAGAGATTTTACGTCGGCTGGAGGCTCCCTACGACCCCGATATTTTCCAATATTACCGGGACAATCAGATGTTTCTGGATGATTTGTCCTGCTGTGATGATGAGTGCGTATGCTGA
- the cobI gene encoding precorrin-2 C(20)-methyltransferase has protein sequence MSVQAEPAVIGQLYGVGIGPGDPELITVKAFRLMKETPVIAYPKKRMGEKSYALTIAETYINPTEKEMLGLVFPMTRDREVLEREWDRTVDAVWEHLSRGKNVAFVTEGDPMLYSTFIHLSRRLRQRHPGVDVFSVPGISSINGAASRLDLPLADGDEQVAIIPATEDRERMKKALQDHDAVVFLKVAKVMDLMIDLLKEMELTDRAMVAAKVTSDQERIWRRVEELKGQNPGYLTLMVVRK, from the coding sequence GTGAGTGTACAAGCGGAACCGGCTGTTATCGGCCAGTTATACGGGGTGGGAATCGGACCGGGAGACCCGGAACTGATTACGGTCAAGGCATTTCGGCTGATGAAGGAAACGCCGGTGATCGCGTACCCCAAGAAACGGATGGGAGAAAAAAGCTATGCCCTGACGATTGCGGAAACCTACATCAACCCGACGGAAAAAGAGATGCTGGGGCTGGTCTTTCCCATGACCCGCGACCGGGAAGTGCTAGAGAGGGAGTGGGATCGGACCGTGGACGCTGTCTGGGAACACCTCTCCCGAGGCAAAAACGTCGCTTTTGTGACGGAGGGAGATCCCATGCTGTACAGCACGTTCATCCATCTGAGCCGCCGCCTTCGACAACGACACCCCGGTGTGGATGTTTTTTCGGTGCCGGGGATTTCCTCCATCAATGGAGCGGCTTCCCGTCTCGATCTTCCCTTGGCCGACGGGGACGAGCAGGTGGCGATCATCCCGGCGACGGAGGATCGGGAGCGGATGAAAAAGGCTCTCCAGGATCACGACGCCGTGGTGTTTCTCAAAGTGGCCAAAGTGATGGATCTCATGATCGACCTCCTGAAAGAGATGGAATTAACCGACCGGGCGATGGTGGCGGCTAAAGTCACCTCCGACCAGGAGCGGATCTGGAGGCGGGTGGAAGAGCTCAAAGGGCAGAACCCCGGCTATCTGACGTTGATGGTGGTGAGAAAATGA
- a CDS encoding GTP-binding protein: MERSNIPVTVLSGYLGAGKTTVLNHVLNNRQGLKVAVIVNDMSEINIDADLVKEGGGLSRTDEKLVEMSNGCICCTLREDLLVEVERLAKDGRFDYILIESTGISEPVPVAQTFSYVDEEAGIDLTSLCRIDTMVTVVDANRFWHDYSSGESLLERKQAAGEEDTRDVVDLLIDQIEFCNVLILNKCDLVEDGPLNQMESLFRKLAPEARIIRTTHGQVHPGEILNTGLFDFEKASQAPGWLKELEQGEHTPETEEYGIASFVYERRIPFHPDRLYRWMEEWPEEVVRAKGLMWIASRSDTAYQLSQAGPSIQIGPVAYWVHSLEEEERQSIMREQPEVLEKWDPVWGDRINQFVLIGMDMKREELEASLDACLLTPEEMEGDWARFSDPFPKVEEQTQHA; the protein is encoded by the coding sequence ATGGAACGATCCAACATTCCGGTGACGGTGTTGAGCGGTTATCTGGGAGCGGGGAAAACAACCGTACTTAACCATGTGTTGAATAACCGTCAAGGGTTGAAAGTGGCGGTGATCGTCAACGACATGAGCGAGATTAACATTGACGCGGATTTGGTGAAAGAGGGGGGCGGCTTGTCCCGTACCGATGAAAAGCTGGTGGAGATGTCCAACGGCTGCATCTGCTGCACCCTGCGGGAAGATTTGCTGGTGGAAGTGGAACGGCTGGCCAAAGACGGGCGCTTCGACTACATCCTGATTGAGTCGACGGGGATCAGTGAACCGGTGCCGGTGGCCCAAACCTTCTCGTATGTGGATGAGGAGGCAGGCATTGACCTTACTTCCCTGTGCCGAATCGACACGATGGTGACGGTCGTGGATGCCAACCGCTTCTGGCACGATTATTCCTCGGGGGAATCCCTGTTGGAACGAAAGCAGGCGGCAGGGGAAGAGGATACCCGTGATGTGGTCGATCTGTTGATCGACCAGATTGAATTCTGCAACGTTCTGATTCTGAACAAGTGCGATTTAGTGGAGGATGGCCCGTTGAACCAGATGGAAAGCTTGTTTCGCAAATTGGCGCCGGAAGCCCGTATCATTCGCACCACACATGGTCAGGTTCATCCCGGGGAGATTTTGAATACGGGTCTGTTTGACTTTGAAAAGGCCAGTCAAGCCCCGGGTTGGCTCAAAGAATTGGAACAGGGGGAACACACACCGGAGACGGAGGAGTACGGGATCGCTTCGTTTGTATATGAGCGGCGGATCCCGTTTCATCCGGATCGCCTGTATCGCTGGATGGAAGAGTGGCCGGAAGAAGTGGTGCGGGCCAAGGGGTTGATGTGGATTGCCAGCCGCAGCGATACGGCATATCAATTGAGCCAGGCCGGTCCCTCCATCCAGATTGGACCGGTGGCATACTGGGTTCATTCCCTGGAAGAAGAGGAGCGACAGTCTATCATGCGGGAGCAGCCGGAGGTGCTGGAAAAGTGGGACCCGGTTTGGGGGGATCGCATCAACCAGTTTGTCCTGATCGGAATGGATATGAAACGGGAGGAGCTGGAGGCATCCTTGGACGCATGCCTTTTGACCCCAGAGGAAATGGAAGGGGATTGGGCTCGGTTCTCCGATCCGTTTCCGAAGGTGGAAGAACAAACCCAACACGCTTAA
- the cobM gene encoding precorrin-4 C(11)-methyltransferase: MNVLEAKVYIVGAGPGDPDLITVKGERILRGADVVLYTDSLVNEDLIARARPDALILKSAGMALEEIVERMASQVEQGKSVARIHTGDPAVYGAIFEQMAQLKNRSIPYEIVPGVSSVFAAAAVLGAELTVPELTQTVILTRAEGRTPVPEKEKLRDLASHHATLALFLSATLTKKVVRELLDAGWSEETPVAVVQRATWPDERIVRSTLRHLDEDLRRAGIRSHAMILAGWALDEKLAERGQAYRSKLYDKTFTHGYRKGANRP, translated from the coding sequence ATGAATGTCTTGGAAGCCAAAGTGTACATCGTGGGAGCGGGACCGGGGGATCCCGACCTAATCACCGTCAAGGGAGAACGGATTTTAAGAGGAGCGGATGTGGTTTTGTACACCGATTCCCTGGTAAATGAGGATCTGATCGCCCGTGCCCGGCCTGACGCCCTGATCCTGAAGAGTGCCGGTATGGCCCTGGAGGAAATCGTGGAACGGATGGCGTCCCAGGTAGAGCAGGGAAAGAGCGTCGCTCGCATCCATACCGGGGATCCGGCGGTTTACGGGGCGATTTTCGAACAGATGGCACAGTTGAAAAACCGTTCCATTCCTTATGAAATCGTACCGGGGGTGAGCTCGGTTTTTGCGGCGGCAGCCGTGCTGGGGGCGGAACTGACGGTCCCCGAATTGACGCAGACAGTGATCCTCACCCGGGCAGAAGGCAGGACTCCGGTTCCCGAAAAGGAGAAACTGCGGGATTTGGCTTCCCATCATGCCACCCTGGCTTTATTTTTAAGTGCGACTCTGACCAAAAAAGTGGTGCGGGAGTTGTTGGATGCCGGCTGGTCAGAGGAGACACCCGTCGCCGTCGTCCAGCGGGCGACATGGCCGGATGAGCGGATTGTCCGTTCCACCCTCCGTCACTTGGACGAAGACCTGCGGCGGGCCGGCATCCGCAGTCATGCCATGATTCTCGCTGGCTGGGCTTTGGACGAAAAGCTGGCGGAACGGGGACAGGCTTATCGTTCCAAGCTGTATGACAAAACCTTTACCCACGGATACCGAAAGGGGGCGAACCGGCCATGA
- a CDS encoding nucleoside recognition domain-containing protein, whose product MLNTGGTVVLVGMESAGKSTVFSRLTRCRSGEESGVQGTTVTVRRETVDGEDIVLVDTPGIRFRSDSETTRLALAEAGRADRIVLVVRATHARSELKVLLEEVPLEGRPWALIFTFEDRAPAGLARWMDDCRKRFGVPVVSVDARRMEPNARKSVIRAMTEEEQGEPGGTDGEIPFVEEVNPPATGLDHSIAGRWVALGALLALFALPVYMAYLLANALEPWLDRWLLDPVRTWVTGMPSWFQAVLTGDYGLLTLGPYSFLWAFPVVLFIGSSVAVTEETGWKDRITEALDPWLRRVGLNGRDLVPVLTGFGCNVVAVFQSRTCSACTRSACVSLIAFGSACSYQIGATLSLFGSAGRPWLFLPYVVILVVVGAVHLRVWHPALAKAHALLPGRRTFLQPPTWQGFRWRLQGVIKQFLFQAMPIFLLICLVASVIDQVGWLDRLASLLGPLLSLLGLPESAAAGLLFSVLRKDGMLVFNEQGGAWIQALDVWPLFVLVYLASTLTACLVTLWTIHREMGWRTAVGLVAKQGVTSLVSAGVLAAAGWLIMTVV is encoded by the coding sequence ATGCTGAACACTGGTGGGACCGTCGTGTTGGTGGGCATGGAGTCAGCCGGGAAATCGACCGTATTTTCCCGTTTGACTCGTTGCCGGTCCGGCGAGGAATCGGGGGTACAGGGGACAACGGTAACGGTTCGCCGGGAGACGGTGGATGGGGAAGATATCGTGCTGGTGGATACACCCGGCATCCGTTTCCGCTCCGACAGTGAAACGACTCGTCTGGCCTTGGCAGAAGCCGGCCGTGCCGACCGGATTGTGTTGGTGGTGCGGGCGACTCACGCTCGCTCCGAATTGAAGGTGCTGTTGGAGGAAGTGCCATTGGAGGGAAGACCGTGGGCGTTGATCTTTACCTTTGAAGATCGGGCACCAGCAGGTCTTGCCCGATGGATGGATGATTGCCGAAAGCGATTCGGGGTTCCGGTGGTTTCCGTAGACGCCCGCCGGATGGAACCAAACGCCCGGAAATCCGTGATCCGCGCCATGACAGAAGAAGAACAGGGAGAGCCCGGCGGGACGGATGGGGAGATTCCGTTTGTGGAGGAAGTGAATCCGCCGGCGACGGGGTTGGACCATTCCATTGCCGGACGGTGGGTGGCGTTGGGGGCTCTGTTGGCCTTGTTTGCCCTTCCGGTGTACATGGCATATCTTCTTGCGAATGCATTGGAACCTTGGTTGGATCGATGGTTGCTGGATCCGGTACGGACCTGGGTGACAGGGATGCCGTCATGGTTTCAAGCAGTGCTCACCGGGGATTATGGACTGCTCACCTTGGGGCCGTATTCTTTTTTGTGGGCGTTTCCGGTGGTGTTGTTCATCGGGTCCAGTGTAGCCGTTACGGAGGAAACCGGATGGAAAGACCGGATCACCGAAGCCCTTGATCCGTGGTTGCGCCGGGTCGGTTTGAACGGACGGGATTTGGTGCCGGTGTTGACCGGCTTCGGCTGCAATGTGGTGGCGGTTTTTCAAAGCCGTACCTGTTCCGCTTGCACCCGGTCCGCGTGTGTCTCCCTGATCGCGTTCGGGTCTGCTTGCAGCTACCAAATCGGGGCGACGCTTTCCCTGTTTGGATCCGCCGGACGTCCGTGGTTGTTTTTGCCTTATGTGGTCATATTGGTGGTGGTGGGTGCCGTCCATCTGCGGGTTTGGCATCCTGCCCTTGCAAAAGCCCATGCGCTTTTGCCGGGAAGGCGAACGTTTCTGCAACCTCCCACTTGGCAAGGCTTTCGCTGGCGTTTACAAGGGGTGATTAAACAATTTTTGTTCCAAGCGATGCCTATTTTTCTCCTCATCTGTCTGGTGGCCTCCGTCATCGACCAGGTGGGTTGGCTGGATCGATTGGCCTCTCTTTTGGGTCCGCTTCTGTCCCTGTTAGGCCTTCCCGAGAGTGCCGCTGCCGGGTTGTTATTCTCCGTGCTGCGAAAAGACGGGATGCTGGTGTTCAACGAGCAGGGGGGCGCATGGATCCAAGCCTTGGATGTGTGGCCCCTGTTTGTGCTGGTCTATCTCGCCTCTACACTGACGGCCTGCTTGGTGACCCTGTGGACCATTCATAGGGAAATGGGGTGGCGTACCGCTGTTGGGTTGGTGGCAAAACAGGGGGTTACCTCCTTGGTGAGTGCCGGGGTGTTGGCGGCAGCGGGTTGGTTGATCATGACGGTGGTCTAG
- a CDS encoding class I SAM-dependent methyltransferase: protein MSRTLQESRALFDDWASTYDRDLVDPSGPLTGYRTSLDTAFEMAGNHDRVLDIGIGTGGFASLFHQRGSRIVGVDISEKMLEQCREQYPDFVLQQGSFTPLPFKAGEFDAAISSFCFHEVASAERPEALAEVYRVLKPGGLFCLLDILFASIPAREDARRAIGKHWDEEEDYPLVEKVDTWLRQAGFASVQWRQTAPCHWVAVAKKRESC, encoded by the coding sequence TTGAGCCGGACGTTGCAAGAGAGCCGAGCGTTGTTTGACGACTGGGCAAGCACGTATGACCGGGATCTGGTTGATCCGTCGGGGCCGTTGACGGGGTATCGGACCAGTCTGGACACCGCTTTTGAAATGGCGGGGAACCATGACCGCGTGCTCGATATCGGGATTGGCACAGGCGGGTTTGCCTCGCTTTTTCATCAACGGGGAAGCCGGATCGTCGGAGTGGACATTTCAGAAAAGATGCTGGAACAGTGCCGGGAACAATATCCGGACTTCGTCCTCCAGCAGGGCTCCTTTACCCCTCTGCCGTTTAAAGCGGGAGAGTTTGATGCCGCCATCTCCAGCTTTTGCTTTCATGAAGTGGCCTCGGCTGAGAGGCCCGAGGCTTTGGCCGAGGTGTATCGGGTGTTGAAGCCCGGGGGTCTTTTCTGTCTGTTGGACATCCTCTTCGCTTCCATCCCCGCACGGGAGGACGCCAGACGGGCCATCGGCAAGCACTGGGATGAGGAAGAAGATTACCCCCTTGTGGAGAAGGTGGATACCTGGTTGCGGCAGGCGGGGTTTGCTTCCGTCCAATGGCGGCAAACCGCACCCTGCCATTGGGTGGCAGTGGCCAAAAAAAGGGAATCATGCTAA
- a CDS encoding cobalt-precorrin 5A hydrolase codes for MSGKVAVAAITKHGVQLGRKLAEALPNGDLYYMEKFKQGDEEERGIRFFTGSVRKILPELFRRYDGLVLFISLGAVVRMIAPILKDKKTDPAVVVVDDRAEHVISVLSGHLGGANELTRQVAAALEARPVITTASDVQQTIPVDLFGHSFGWEIESFERATPVSAAVVNEEPVALIQESGETGWWTYEKPLPSHIRVYRSTKEANTASFHAALVVTHRLLSAEEEQAFLSNGVLYRPKVIVLGIGCNRGTSLEEIESVVMESLQECGFSHKSVRNIATIDLKKDEPGLLALCDRYGWPLTVYSPDELNRVKLKNPSETVYKYTGAYGVSEPAALLSAGARDWLLEKKKSGNVTISIAMVDHANQREGVR; via the coding sequence ATGAGCGGCAAAGTGGCCGTAGCGGCGATCACCAAACATGGGGTGCAGCTGGGCCGTAAGCTGGCGGAGGCGCTTCCAAACGGTGACCTCTATTATATGGAAAAGTTTAAGCAAGGGGATGAAGAAGAGCGAGGGATCCGCTTTTTTACCGGATCGGTCCGCAAGATCCTGCCTGAACTGTTTCGCCGCTATGACGGTCTGGTTCTTTTCATCTCTCTGGGAGCCGTGGTGCGGATGATCGCCCCGATCCTGAAGGACAAAAAGACCGATCCCGCCGTTGTTGTGGTGGATGATCGGGCGGAACATGTCATCAGTGTCCTGTCGGGCCACCTGGGAGGGGCCAATGAATTAACCCGGCAGGTGGCGGCAGCGTTGGAGGCGCGTCCGGTCATCACCACAGCGTCCGACGTGCAGCAGACGATACCCGTGGATTTATTCGGTCATTCCTTCGGTTGGGAAATCGAGAGTTTTGAACGGGCGACCCCGGTGAGCGCTGCCGTCGTCAACGAAGAACCGGTGGCCTTGATCCAGGAGTCGGGGGAAACGGGCTGGTGGACCTATGAAAAACCTCTCCCATCCCATATCCGGGTGTATCGTTCCACGAAAGAAGCGAATACGGCCTCCTTCCACGCCGCTTTGGTCGTCACTCACCGTCTGTTGAGTGCAGAGGAGGAGCAGGCCTTTTTAAGCAACGGCGTCCTATACCGGCCCAAAGTGATCGTATTGGGAATCGGGTGCAACCGGGGGACATCCCTGGAAGAGATCGAGTCAGTGGTGATGGAGTCCCTGCAAGAGTGTGGATTTTCCCATAAAAGTGTTCGCAACATCGCCACCATCGACTTAAAGAAGGATGAACCGGGACTTCTGGCTTTGTGCGATCGATACGGATGGCCGTTGACCGTCTATTCCCCCGATGAACTAAATCGGGTAAAGCTGAAAAATCCCTCGGAGACGGTTTATAAATACACCGGTGCTTATGGCGTAAGCGAGCCTGCCGCTCTTCTTTCCGCCGGGGCCCGTGACTGGTTGCTGGAGAAGAAAAAGTCCGGCAACGTCACGATATCCATTGCGATGGTGGATCACGCGAACCAAAGGGAGGGCGTCCGATGA
- a CDS encoding acyl-CoA thioesterase, with protein sequence MKHEFQLVVRSTDVDMIGHVNNAKYLEYMEWARFDWMKQLGLGMSQIQKRGLLPVVVHIGIDYRKELRLDDSVTVVTEPLRLGNKSSVVRQRILTEKGEVACEAEVTSVVIDAQTRRATEPPQEWKQIFESAVVHS encoded by the coding sequence ATGAAACATGAATTTCAATTAGTTGTTCGTTCCACCGATGTGGATATGATCGGCCATGTCAATAACGCCAAATACCTGGAATATATGGAATGGGCGCGATTTGACTGGATGAAGCAGTTGGGATTGGGAATGAGTCAGATCCAAAAACGGGGCTTATTGCCCGTTGTTGTTCATATCGGGATTGATTATCGCAAAGAACTGCGCTTGGATGATTCCGTTACGGTTGTAACCGAACCGCTGCGCCTGGGGAATAAAAGCAGTGTCGTTCGGCAGCGTATTTTGACGGAAAAGGGAGAAGTGGCCTGTGAAGCGGAAGTCACCTCCGTGGTGATCGATGCCCAAACCCGCCGGGCAACGGAACCTCCGCAGGAGTGGAAACAAATTTTTGAATCAGCGGTCGTTCATTCATGA
- a CDS encoding cobyrinate a,c-diamide synthase gives MQTRPRLIIAGTGSGVGKTTLTLGLMAAFSRRNRQVQGFKIGPDYIDPSYHTVVTGRPSRNLDTWMVEPDRMKEIFLKGSEGADLSVIEGVMGLYDGKDPLRDEGSTADIAIRLESPVILVVNIHSMARSAAAVVMGYQNLNDRVPIAGVIVNRAGSEGHYRLAKAAIEQECNIPVVGWLGRDERLQIPERHLGLVPAVERGELNPLFDTLAEVVEKNVDLDQLQALANQAPPLAEPDSALFSLPVREVEEYQPIIAVARDAAFNFYYPENLDLLERMGADLRFFQPLEGEKVPEEADGLMIGGGFPEEFVDRLAREDEVKASIRERIEKGMPAYAECGGYMYLCERMITHTGETYPMVGVIPAVVKMQQRLAALGYREVRALSDTVLLKKGETARGHEFHYSTLDLTLPDPPYAYESQGRRGSHREGYAAGSLLAGYTHLHFASNPSMVQRWMEHCRRYHMFRSD, from the coding sequence ATGCAGACTCGCCCCCGCCTCATCATTGCCGGCACGGGCAGCGGTGTGGGGAAGACCACCCTCACCTTGGGGCTGATGGCCGCTTTCTCCCGTCGAAATCGACAGGTGCAGGGGTTTAAGATCGGTCCGGATTATATCGATCCCAGTTATCACACGGTGGTCACCGGCCGCCCCTCCCGCAATCTGGACACCTGGATGGTGGAACCGGATCGGATGAAAGAGATTTTCCTGAAGGGAAGTGAAGGGGCGGATTTGTCGGTGATCGAGGGGGTGATGGGGCTCTATGACGGCAAGGATCCTTTGCGCGACGAGGGCAGCACGGCCGATATCGCGATCCGCCTGGAGAGTCCGGTCATCTTGGTGGTCAATATTCACAGCATGGCAAGAAGCGCCGCCGCTGTCGTCATGGGGTATCAAAATCTGAATGATCGGGTACCGATTGCGGGAGTCATCGTGAATCGAGCCGGCAGCGAAGGCCATTACCGGCTGGCAAAGGCAGCGATTGAACAAGAATGCAACATTCCGGTGGTGGGATGGCTCGGTCGGGATGAACGGCTGCAGATTCCGGAACGTCACCTCGGGTTGGTACCGGCGGTGGAACGGGGGGAGCTGAATCCGTTGTTCGACACACTGGCGGAAGTGGTGGAGAAAAACGTGGATCTGGATCAATTGCAGGCATTGGCAAACCAGGCTCCTCCCTTGGCGGAACCGGATTCCGCCCTCTTTTCATTGCCGGTTCGGGAAGTGGAGGAGTATCAACCGATCATCGCCGTTGCCCGTGACGCCGCCTTTAATTTTTATTACCCGGAAAATTTGGATCTGCTGGAGAGAATGGGGGCGGATTTACGCTTCTTTCAGCCGTTGGAAGGGGAGAAAGTCCCGGAAGAGGCGGACGGTCTAATGATCGGAGGCGGATTTCCCGAAGAATTTGTCGACCGTCTGGCACGGGAGGATGAGGTAAAAGCCTCCATCCGGGAGCGGATTGAAAAAGGGATGCCCGCCTATGCGGAATGTGGGGGCTACATGTATTTGTGTGAAAGGATGATTACGCATACGGGAGAAACCTATCCGATGGTGGGCGTCATTCCTGCCGTAGTAAAAATGCAGCAACGGCTGGCGGCTCTGGGTTATCGGGAGGTACGGGCGTTAAGCGATACCGTCCTCTTAAAAAAAGGGGAGACGGCTCGGGGACACGAATTTCATTATTCCACCCTGGACCTCACCCTGCCGGATCCCCCGTATGCTTATGAGAGCCAGGGGAGGCGGGGGAGTCACCGGGAAGGGTATGCTGCCGGCTCCCTGTTGGCAGGATACACCCATTTGCATTTTGCTTCCAACCCTTCCATGGTTCAACGATGGATGGAGCATTGCCGCCGCTATCATATGTTTCGCTCGGATTAG
- a CDS encoding alkaline phosphatase family protein codes for MKWLLVIAVILGLLYLIFLWTKPKQEENDLARMQANDGRKKVIWLMVDSIMSHAIDEGVKKGELPALAFLIQNGHYQRNLVSSFPTMSVTIDSSLLTGTYPNRHRVPGLIWYDTKEERIVNYGTGAGELMRDGINQGLKDAVIRLNRDHLNPEVPTLYEKLADRGFRSGSFNGMLYRGKSDHVLSFPPWLTGLTSLPSKVKVKGPDFLTLGMFSNPLQGITSTPDGLTNGLGMGDSYPLAVSRYLIKQDRMPDFTFVYLPDLDKSLHDKGPSDQSGIRTLDREIAGLLDTFDSWEEALHQYVWVICGDSGQTGIHPDDKDPLIPLHKMLQDYRILPSGEQPTPETDLVLCVNERMAYIYLLKDSIAIPDILDRLRDDRIDLLAWEEEGWIRVRHQPRNKELRFRPGSAWTDDYGQSWEVEGEFEALDLSGDPGNGTLSYRDYPDGLMRLYAVFHSHPGRFLVVTPEPGYELVAKHSPTHKGGGGHGSLHRIDSLVPLIIAGTDQQPKNLRIVDLKDYILHLMDRRPAVERTDA; via the coding sequence TTGAAGTGGTTACTCGTCATTGCGGTAATCCTCGGCTTGCTATACCTGATTTTTTTATGGACCAAACCCAAGCAGGAAGAAAACGATCTCGCTCGCATGCAGGCGAACGACGGCCGTAAAAAGGTGATCTGGCTGATGGTGGATTCCATTATGTCCCATGCCATTGATGAAGGGGTAAAAAAAGGGGAGCTTCCCGCCCTGGCGTTCCTGATTCAAAACGGGCATTATCAACGGAATCTGGTCAGTTCCTTTCCCACTATGTCCGTCACCATCGACAGTTCTCTGTTAACCGGCACCTATCCCAACCGGCATCGGGTTCCCGGTTTGATCTGGTATGACACCAAGGAAGAGCGGATTGTCAACTATGGCACCGGTGCCGGTGAACTGATGCGGGACGGCATCAATCAAGGGCTGAAGGATGCCGTCATTCGATTGAACCGGGACCACCTCAATCCGGAAGTGCCCACCTTATATGAAAAACTGGCTGACCGCGGCTTTCGCAGCGGATCGTTCAACGGCATGTTGTACAGGGGAAAATCCGATCATGTACTCTCCTTCCCCCCATGGTTGACCGGCCTTACTTCCCTCCCTTCCAAGGTAAAGGTGAAAGGGCCCGACTTTCTTACATTGGGCATGTTTTCCAACCCGTTGCAAGGCATCACCTCCACTCCGGACGGCCTTACCAACGGTCTGGGGATGGGCGATTCGTATCCGTTGGCGGTCTCTCGCTACTTGATTAAACAAGACCGCATGCCTGACTTTACATTTGTCTATCTGCCGGATCTGGACAAATCCCTGCACGACAAGGGGCCGTCCGATCAAAGCGGCATTCGCACGCTGGACCGGGAAATCGCCGGATTGTTGGACACGTTTGATTCGTGGGAAGAAGCCCTTCACCAGTATGTGTGGGTGATTTGCGGTGACAGCGGACAAACGGGCATTCATCCCGACGACAAAGATCCCTTAATCCCGCTTCACAAGATGCTGCAGGATTACCGCATCCTCCCGTCCGGGGAACAACCCACCCCCGAAACGGACCTGGTTCTGTGCGTTAACGAGCGGATGGCCTATATTTATTTACTGAAGGATTCCATCGCTATCCCGGATATTTTGGATCGCTTGCGCGACGACCGCATCGACCTCCTCGCCTGGGAGGAAGAGGGGTGGATTCGGGTCCGCCACCAACCTCGGAATAAGGAGTTGCGTTTCCGGCCCGGTTCCGCCTGGACAGACGACTACGGCCAGTCATGGGAAGTGGAAGGGGAGTTTGAAGCGCTCGATTTATCCGGCGACCCGGGTAATGGCACCCTAAGCTACAGGGATTATCCAGACGGGTTGATGCGCCTTTATGCAGTTTTCCACTCCCATCCCGGCCGCTTTCTGGTGGTGACGCCGGAGCCCGGATACGAGCTGGTGGCCAAACACTCCCCCACCCATAAAGGCGGCGGCGGTCACGGCTCCCTCCATCGTATCGATTCCCTCGTCCCGCTCATCATCGCGGGAACTGATCAACAACCGAAAAATCTTAGAATCGTCGACTTGAAGGATTATATCCTTCACTTGATGGATCGACGTCCCGCCGTAGAACGAACCGATGCATGA